The proteins below are encoded in one region of Gemmatimonas sp.:
- a CDS encoding DUF1269 domain-containing protein, with the protein MSDANVRHILIASFNTPGGAESGVALLKSASIGLGNVAVITRHASGEVEFTESQDWGVGKSALVGALAGLILPGVGTITLAAGGALAAYFLDLGFPDALLTQMGEGLTTNSSMLVALVDAVSKTRAGEVLAQGGGVVVASTEESELARAMASMQRAP; encoded by the coding sequence ATGTCCGACGCGAACGTCCGTCACATTCTGATTGCCAGCTTCAACACCCCCGGCGGCGCCGAGAGCGGCGTGGCGCTCCTCAAGTCCGCCTCGATCGGCCTCGGGAACGTGGCCGTGATCACCCGCCATGCCAGTGGCGAGGTGGAGTTCACCGAGTCCCAGGACTGGGGCGTGGGCAAGAGCGCGCTGGTGGGCGCGCTGGCCGGGCTCATCCTGCCCGGCGTCGGCACCATCACCCTGGCGGCGGGTGGAGCGCTGGCCGCCTACTTCCTCGACCTCGGCTTCCCCGACGCGCTGCTCACGCAGATGGGCGAGGGGCTCACCACCAACTCCTCCATGTTGGTCGCGTTGGTGGATGCGGTCAGCAAGACGCGCGCGGGCGAGGTGCTGGCGCAGGGCGGCGGCGTGGTCGTGGCGAGCACGGAAGAATCGGAACTCGCGCGGGCCATGGCATCCATGCAGCGTGCGCCCTAA
- a CDS encoding M48 family metallopeptidase, translating to MTLLFRVAAPRPSGVLGSLGAAARAAACALLLAGCSMDATEERQLGAEAAAEIERRVQVVRDAEGEQALATIGNALVEAGGPVAYPYTFRIVRDSSVNAFALPGGFVYVHTGLLRSARDVAELGGVLGHEVAHARLSHGAQQARKQQGLSAAVTVVCLFTGLCDTGLSQVAINLGANALTAKFSRTDELQADSAGIVYTTRAGIDPRGMVRFFARLREQSGNVPAYLEWVSTHPMEGTRIENAERLIGPGVPRGAPSELEAAFAVLQARYGVPVTR from the coding sequence ATGACCTTACTGTTTCGTGTCGCCGCGCCCCGCCCATCTGGGGTGCTCGGGTCGCTGGGGGCAGCTGCGCGGGCGGCCGCCTGCGCACTGCTCCTCGCCGGCTGCTCCATGGACGCCACCGAGGAGCGGCAGCTGGGCGCCGAGGCCGCCGCTGAGATCGAGCGACGCGTTCAGGTCGTGCGTGATGCGGAGGGAGAACAGGCGCTCGCCACCATTGGCAACGCCCTCGTGGAGGCCGGTGGACCGGTGGCGTATCCCTACACGTTCCGCATCGTGCGCGACTCGTCGGTCAACGCGTTCGCCCTGCCGGGCGGCTTCGTGTACGTGCACACCGGGCTGCTGCGCAGCGCGCGCGATGTCGCGGAACTGGGTGGCGTGCTTGGCCACGAGGTGGCGCATGCCCGGCTGTCGCACGGGGCGCAGCAGGCGCGCAAGCAGCAGGGGCTCTCCGCCGCGGTCACCGTGGTGTGTCTCTTCACCGGGCTCTGCGACACGGGGCTGTCGCAGGTGGCCATCAACCTGGGCGCAAACGCGCTCACCGCCAAGTTCAGTCGGACCGACGAACTGCAGGCCGATTCGGCCGGCATCGTGTACACCACACGCGCCGGTATCGACCCGCGCGGGATGGTGCGCTTCTTCGCGCGCCTGCGCGAGCAATCAGGCAACGTGCCGGCCTATCTCGAATGGGTCTCCACGCACCCCATGGAAGGCACCCGCATCGAGAATGCCGAACGACTCATCGGCCCCGGCGTACCTCGTGGTGCTCCCAGTGAGCTTGAGGCCGCCTTTGCCGTGCTGCAGGCACGGTACGGCGTCCCGGTAACTCGATAG
- a CDS encoding RluA family pseudouridine synthase: MTIGVPHPIALAASPPARPRRFPTPFDRRAVHPLAHRAAAALMDTLGSPEAQGWRLHEPGNGKMFGVLIVASPDGALGYLRAFSGMLQGQWELPGWAPPTFDCAQRDVVWGPGEVEMLDFAAQRAALLATAPTDGDTARRARITAAVAALDARRTARSRILLAQIQESYRFVNARGVVRTLRELFAPAAPPAGAGDCAAPKLLAQAFRLGLTPVALAEFWWGAPSVTGDKREGVFYAACRGKCLPILTHMLDGLPADPPPLFGAAAIDPAEPRVVYEDEQLLVVNKPSGLLTVPGRSASLQDCVVSRLRERYPHATGPLVVHRLDMDTSGLLLVAKSLEVAKTLQRLFALREIEKQYVAVLDGLVANDGGHIMLALRPDIDDRPRNIHDPVHGKPAHTEWQVLARDPGGHGGRTRVRFTPHTGRSHQLRVHAAHPAGLNAPIVGDRLYGRTPPDDDERLLLHAERLAFVHPVTARPVEVQAPAPF; encoded by the coding sequence GTGACGATCGGCGTTCCGCACCCGATCGCGCTGGCGGCGAGTCCCCCCGCACGTCCCCGGCGATTTCCCACGCCGTTCGATCGCCGGGCCGTGCACCCGCTGGCGCACCGGGCGGCGGCGGCGCTCATGGACACCCTGGGCTCACCGGAGGCGCAGGGATGGCGCCTGCACGAGCCGGGGAACGGCAAGATGTTCGGCGTGCTGATTGTCGCGAGTCCCGACGGCGCGCTCGGCTATCTGCGTGCCTTCTCGGGCATGCTGCAGGGCCAGTGGGAGCTGCCGGGCTGGGCGCCCCCCACCTTCGATTGTGCACAGCGCGATGTCGTGTGGGGACCCGGCGAAGTGGAGATGCTCGACTTTGCCGCCCAGCGCGCGGCGCTGCTGGCCACGGCGCCGACCGACGGGGATACCGCTCGCCGCGCCCGCATCACGGCGGCGGTGGCGGCGCTCGATGCCCGGCGTACGGCTCGCTCCCGTATCCTCCTCGCGCAGATTCAGGAGAGCTACCGCTTCGTCAACGCGCGCGGCGTGGTGCGTACCCTGCGCGAACTGTTCGCGCCGGCGGCCCCCCCTGCGGGGGCCGGGGATTGCGCGGCCCCCAAACTGCTGGCGCAGGCGTTTCGCCTGGGGCTCACGCCAGTCGCGTTGGCCGAGTTCTGGTGGGGCGCGCCGTCGGTCACCGGGGACAAGCGCGAAGGGGTGTTTTACGCGGCCTGCCGTGGCAAGTGCCTGCCCATCCTCACGCACATGCTGGACGGGCTCCCCGCCGATCCGCCGCCATTGTTCGGGGCTGCCGCCATTGATCCGGCCGAGCCGCGCGTCGTGTACGAAGACGAGCAGCTGCTGGTGGTGAACAAGCCCAGCGGGCTGCTCACGGTGCCAGGGCGCAGCGCGTCGTTGCAGGACTGCGTGGTGTCGCGATTGCGCGAGCGATATCCCCACGCCACCGGCCCGCTGGTCGTGCATCGGCTGGACATGGACACGTCGGGGCTTCTCCTGGTCGCGAAGTCGCTCGAGGTGGCCAAGACCCTGCAGCGGCTGTTCGCGTTGCGGGAGATCGAGAAGCAGTACGTGGCGGTGCTCGATGGTCTGGTGGCGAACGATGGGGGACACATCATGTTGGCGCTCCGTCCCGACATCGACGACCGGCCGCGCAACATTCACGATCCGGTGCATGGCAAGCCAGCGCATACGGAATGGCAGGTGCTGGCGCGGGACCCGGGAGGCCACGGCGGGCGTACGCGCGTGCGGTTCACGCCGCACACCGGGCGGTCGCACCAGCTGCGCGTACACGCGGCGCACCCGGCGGGGCTGAATGCGCCCATCGTGGGGGACCGGCTGTATGGCCGCACGCCGCCGGACGACGACGAGCGGTTGCTCTTGCATGCGGAACGGCTCGCCTTCGTGCACCCCGTGACGGCCAGGCCGGTGGAGGTGCAGGCGCCTGCCCCCTTCTGA
- a CDS encoding TonB-dependent receptor — translation MFTLRTMHLAAAAAALLVAATPPRLDAQGARPATAGPAQPARTGTIQGRVLDRDTQQPIAEAQLQVVGSTIGTLSDSEGRFTIAGAPVGTQTIRVLRIGYRPTTVSDLLVNPGRPTQVEVQLESSAATLAATRVVAGNASFVAPRNTPASRITMSYEEIRRAPGAIGDVSRLVQSLPGVLTGNDTRNDIISRGGSPMENLFLVDGIEVPNINHFAGQGSTGGPIGMINNELVRDVAFYAGAFGPRFGNRLSSVLDISLREGSSDGRRTEFDMSNAGAGIVTEGPLGSRATYILSGRQSYLDLVAPLIGLTAVPYTTNFQAKVAWRPGARDVVKLVGIGGFDRIDFTSTATDTEDPDPPGTTRVRGDRWTGGVSWQRLLGARGVGTLVASASTGANDVRVREEAFGATPVWANDARENEYILRYDATFNFPRFADVNVGATARRLTINSAVASPFGVNNPFSAARTRVDTVAVDRSDDVDIAGAYLELVRTVGAVDLAASVRGDRFGQSEASRLAPRAAVTWRPTGKLSLSGTWGRYHQQVPIVFTANIPANASLSPMQADHGVLGARWTPRENLLLSVEAFDRQYRDYPVARAYPQLSLANTGDQNGVSDLLFPMTSEGTGRSRGLELFLQQKFTGATYGQISYTRSRVEHRARDGQWRPGGYDAPNFFTAIFGVKRGTNWEFSTRGSYSSGRPLTPLNTVAAAAQNRLVYDVQRINSDRTPAYARLDVRIDRRFLVRGSWLSTYIDLQNITNRDNRSVQQWNSKTRDVEWREQIAFFPVLGINWKF, via the coding sequence ATGTTCACTTTGCGCACCATGCATCTGGCGGCGGCTGCCGCCGCGCTGCTCGTGGCGGCGACTCCACCACGGCTTGATGCGCAGGGCGCACGCCCCGCAACGGCCGGGCCCGCTCAGCCCGCCCGCACCGGCACCATTCAGGGGCGCGTGCTCGACCGCGACACGCAACAGCCCATTGCCGAGGCGCAACTTCAGGTGGTAGGCAGCACCATTGGGACCCTCTCCGACAGCGAGGGCCGGTTCACCATCGCCGGCGCGCCGGTCGGCACCCAGACCATCCGGGTCCTGCGCATCGGTTATCGCCCCACCACGGTCAGCGACCTGCTCGTCAACCCGGGGCGCCCGACACAGGTGGAGGTCCAGCTGGAATCGTCGGCTGCCACGCTCGCGGCCACGCGCGTCGTGGCCGGGAACGCGTCGTTCGTGGCCCCGCGCAACACCCCCGCCTCGCGCATCACCATGAGCTACGAGGAGATCCGCCGCGCTCCCGGGGCCATTGGGGATGTGAGCCGCCTGGTGCAGTCGCTCCCCGGCGTCCTGACCGGCAACGATACCCGCAACGACATCATCTCGCGCGGCGGCAGCCCCATGGAGAATCTGTTCCTCGTGGATGGTATCGAGGTACCGAACATCAACCATTTCGCGGGGCAGGGAAGCACCGGCGGGCCCATCGGCATGATCAACAACGAACTGGTACGCGACGTGGCCTTCTACGCCGGCGCGTTCGGCCCGCGCTTCGGCAATCGGCTCTCCAGCGTGCTCGACATCTCGTTGCGTGAGGGCAGCAGCGATGGCCGCCGCACCGAGTTCGACATGAGCAACGCCGGGGCCGGCATCGTGACCGAGGGGCCCCTCGGTTCCCGCGCGACCTACATACTGTCGGGTCGGCAAAGCTATCTCGATCTCGTCGCGCCGCTCATCGGTCTCACGGCGGTGCCCTACACCACCAACTTCCAGGCGAAGGTGGCGTGGCGTCCGGGGGCCCGCGACGTCGTCAAGCTCGTGGGTATTGGCGGCTTCGATCGTATCGACTTCACGAGCACGGCAACGGACACCGAGGATCCGGATCCGCCGGGCACGACTCGTGTTCGCGGTGATCGCTGGACCGGCGGCGTCTCGTGGCAGCGCCTGCTGGGGGCCCGTGGCGTGGGCACGCTCGTCGCGAGTGCCAGCACCGGCGCCAATGACGTGCGCGTGCGCGAAGAGGCGTTCGGTGCCACTCCCGTGTGGGCCAACGATGCCCGCGAGAATGAGTACATTCTGCGCTACGACGCCACCTTCAACTTCCCCCGATTCGCCGACGTGAACGTGGGGGCCACGGCCCGGCGCCTGACCATCAACTCCGCGGTCGCCTCGCCCTTCGGCGTGAACAACCCCTTCTCGGCCGCCCGCACGCGCGTCGACACGGTGGCCGTGGATCGGTCGGACGATGTGGACATCGCGGGGGCGTATCTCGAACTCGTGCGCACGGTCGGGGCCGTCGACCTTGCCGCGAGCGTGCGCGGCGACCGCTTCGGGCAGTCGGAGGCCTCCCGTCTCGCGCCTCGCGCGGCGGTCACCTGGCGTCCGACCGGCAAGCTGAGCCTGTCCGGCACGTGGGGGCGCTACCACCAGCAGGTACCCATTGTCTTTACGGCGAACATCCCGGCCAACGCCTCACTCTCCCCCATGCAGGCCGATCACGGCGTGCTGGGCGCTCGCTGGACCCCGCGCGAGAATCTGTTGCTCAGCGTGGAGGCCTTCGACCGCCAGTACCGCGACTATCCGGTGGCGCGCGCCTACCCGCAGCTGTCGCTGGCCAACACCGGTGACCAGAACGGGGTGTCGGACCTGCTCTTTCCCATGACGAGCGAAGGCACCGGCCGGTCGCGCGGGCTCGAACTCTTCCTGCAGCAGAAGTTCACCGGCGCCACGTATGGCCAGATCAGCTACACTCGCTCCCGGGTCGAGCATCGCGCCCGTGACGGCCAGTGGCGCCCCGGCGGGTACGATGCGCCCAACTTCTTCACGGCGATCTTCGGCGTGAAGCGGGGGACCAACTGGGAGTTCTCCACCCGTGGCAGCTACTCCAGCGGTCGCCCGCTCACGCCGCTGAACACGGTTGCCGCCGCGGCGCAGAACCGGCTCGTGTATGATGTGCAGCGGATCAACAGCGACCGGACACCGGCCTATGCCCGGCTGGATGTCCGCATCGACCGGCGCTTCCTCGTGCGCGGATCGTGGCTCTCGACCTATATCGACCTGCAGAACATCACCAATCGTGACAACCGCTCGGTGCAGCAGTGGAACAGCAAGACGCGAGACGTGGAGTGGCGCGAGCAGATCGCGTTCTTCCCGGTGCTTGGCATCAACTGGAAGTTCTGA